The segment ATAATATACTGAATCGTCCCACGCTCGCATGGTGACAATAATGGACGATGTTccctttaatttttttatacgaATCTAGATGGTTTATTATCGCTAATGAGCGTTTTTTTTGGTATCAAAACTAATATATTAAAATAACAGTTTTTTTGGGACTAAATTATGTCACTTACGAATATATTTGCAAAATGGCATGGTGAAATTTCGTTGCGGCAGCAACTCGTTGagaacatttatttttaacaaaatttattgTCAATGATAATCATAATTTCATCCAGTTGTACAAATGTGTATTCATTATGCCAGGACGATCCGTTTGTCCTAACCTTATGAATTTTATGTCCCCTTGCATCTCGCACATAGAGCAGAAGGCCCAAATCAATGTAGTGTACACCGATTTGAAGGCAGCGTTTGATCGTATTGATCATCGAATACTTTTATGAAAACTTTCTAGACTTGGGGCATCACAAAACTTTACTAAGCGGTTAAGCTCCTATGTATGTGGTTGGGCACTACGTGTACGCTTAATTCCTGTTTATCTACGCTGTTTTCAACGAAATCGAGCGCACCAAAAGGCAGCAATATGAACCGCCAATTTTTTCGCTAAACTTCAATGGTTTAGTTTTACTTCTGGTTGGTCTGGTGACGATCTTATCTGATTCGATCTAGTTATATGGGGTCAATACCGCGGTTATACTCTAGCTTATCTGACGAACGTACATTGAACTAGATTAACCACATTTTCATCTCGGCCAGTTTTTCTCTagcttcatgaacatatgttctCTACAAGTATAGATATTGACGCTCCTAATAACACTCCTTATCACCTAGTAACACTCTACGTAACACTATACCAGATACGTCAAAGTCATTCTTCTCGGTCTAACATTAGGCAGCTAGCTAACCCGCAATCTGCCGAGAGCTACTCGCGTATACTGAATGAGAAACTGCCTTCTTCTGAGGAGCCAGGTACTTTAAACCTCAAAAACGGTAGGAGCAGAATACACTGGGTCATTAGAGAGGCAGCTACCGCACTAGAAGATCCCCGGAAAATACAATATGATTGGTTTTATGgtgaatgccaacaagcgatggagggaaaaaattgtttggAAAAATTGTCTGAGGATTtccactagggagaacttggccaaataccaaCGAGCAAGAaatcagttgaccacgatcctgaggaataACAAACGTCCAAAGAAAGACAGAggtcgtgaagtattagaacaactattccgagctaatgacacgtccaagttttacgagaaggtaaaccaacttcgtaagggctacacattgaaacctgacatgtgcagggacgagggacgagggagggaaatTAACCACAAACGAGCGTGAACTGGTCGactggtggaagcagttcttcgttgaacacctcaatggcgaaggaGACGAAACGGAAGTCAACCTACGAGTAATGTCCCAACACCTGATCTCCACgattaaaaaaggaaaatcgggttgctgaagtcCAACAAatccgctggtaaggaccgcctaccagcagagcttAATAAGCAAGCCCGAAAAACACTGGTAACGACTCTGCATTGAGTTACTTCCGAGATTTgaaaggaggagaagctaccggaggaatagatAGAAGGAGtcgtttgtcccatctacaaaaatggtgaTCAGCTTGACTGCTACAACTAAAGCGGTATATCACTGGTAAAcctcctgttacgccggttgtcacagatagcacaaggtttcgtagagaaTCATTAGGCGAGCTTCATGGGGGcctgcgcaactacggaccaatttttttttaacatccgaaagattttgcagaaatgtcaaacgtacaacgtgtccacgcaacGCACATCACATATTtactgatttcaaagcagcatacgatccaATCgctcgagaccagctatggcttataatgcacgaacacgattttccagacaaactgacgcaactgatcagagctcaTTGGACcgagtggtgtgtttcgtgcgcattttagagacactctcgagtcccttcgaaacgCGGCGAGGATTGAGACAACATCGGTCTTGAGGGGGCGAACCCacgagcgggcatcgagacGAGGCACAATTTTCACCAAAGGCAGCCAGctcctaggcttcgcagatgtATTCTATATCATAgacaggaactttgcgatggtgGAGACAATCTACGTCACActaaaagcggagtctaggaagattgggctaaaaataaatgcgtcgaagactaaatacattgaaGGGAGAGACTCTAAGGAGACAATCGCGCGCATGCCACGGACGTTAACCGTTGACCAcgatgaactagaagtagtAGATGAGCTCATGTACTTGGGATCGCTTATGCCCGTGAACAACAACAccaataaggagatccagcgacgcattcaaacaggaaatcgaacctactttggcctttgcaaaacactacaATCAAGAACAGTACACCGCCGTACGCAGCCGacaatacccagctagcaccaactcgtatatcaatgtacgaataCTATCGTAagtatctcctaacaaactcgaaatcgtaactaaagctggataaagtgcgATCAAGttaattttctgtcgtatataatgataatgattgacatacatacgattttcagcacaaaatcgtagagtagtacggagcgattcgcgcttaatcggatattatcgttcATAAATACAGTCGAATTTCGTTGGTTAGGCATCTAATACTTgggttttgttttagttgggcCTTCGCTAGTTAGGCTATGGCCCAACTAAAACGAAACTGGATGTCGATAATGGTTGTCAAATTAAAACTGACAATCAGTGGTCAATTCTTTCAAGGGGTAAGCAAAAGCGTATCAACTTGTAATTCGcgttaatttttaataattttttgaaattttcacagtttatttcaaaaagaaaaCTATCCGCATATTATCCGTTTCGCTTCACGAAACTTCGATTAGTTCAAAGAATTCGAGTCGCGTAGCTTCCGATACATTATTGTTCTCAGCGTATTGAACGATTAAATTGAGCTAAGACTAAGGGTAAGTCTagcaaatgcactttaataCATCAGCTTACTTAGGTCTTTTCAAAAAAGTAGCTTTTTtatacggcagacttcgcagcgaGAGTACAGGACTATTGCGATGCTTCTTAGTGCATTCCTTATTTACATATCTGACGTAGCAATATATTCAACTCAATATATATGTATATTGTTGTGCATTTTACACCAGTTCTTAAAACAAACACCTCATTTTAtgcttcaaacaaacaaaaatccgAGCTTAGCTCAATGTCGATTTAACcttttacaaaattgtaacACCTACAAAAAACGATGCATGCAACAAAAAACGATGCATGTACCCCTCATGAAATCTTGCCCTTCTGTCAGTTGGCCCAACTAACAAATCACTTTCACTAGTTGGGCCGAGGTGGTGGCCCAACCAGCGAAATGCGACCGTATCATTTCTATtcaaaattcatattttatcacGAATGCAAAAACAGTAGCATCCAGGTCCAGGTCAATTGTGGAAATCGTACAGTGcgtcacaaaaaaaaactacttttgcttcccaataaaaattcataaataaatgaataatgtttCTACTAACTGTCCCGTAATGGCACTGACCGGTCACTGGGAATATACCAaagttcaaaaacatgaaatgtttGCCTGGCGCACCTATCTCTGTGAACTTAATACCACTGGTGGAGAATGTTGAATCCTTGAAAGCCAGAAAAACCAGCAGATTAGCGGATGACGTCTTGCTCTTACCTGATACTGAACAGCCTGATGGACAAATATTACACGCGGGAAGAGGAAAACGGGCCGGTTTGGAGCCTGCCAAGATAAATATTACTAGCATTAGTTACTCTTCTTCCTTTACGGTGCACATTTCCGCTTTGGATCCGACGAGGTCCTTATTTGCATTAGCTTTTACTTTTCAGATCTCCGCCTTGTTAACGCTGAAGATGCTATTTCTGAAttgcaaaaacgaaaaaaaaacactccaGCTCGATGAGGATTAATTGAACATCTAGCTTTTTCGCAGTAAGGAGTTTTTCGAAATACTCTAGTTTAAACATAAAAACACGATTTAATCGAGCTGTTCGTGAAAGGATCTTTTGTTAAAGGGGGACCCGCGGCAAAATGAGCTCCCGAGGCAAGATGGGCACCCGTTCATTTCACAGCTGCGTCTTTTGGTTAAAAAAACTCCCACAAACTATAAAATTTGACCAAAACGAAGTAACGtaagacactgttgaaaatatattacttttcgttatggaaatattttttcaaccttaacccattatgacccagcgtatgatatatcatacctcgtcttcaaaacctgtttactgctgaatgtcaatagttagcattgttaatatatcactacaagagagataagacatcaatctgatgtgtgtgtgctataatttgtcagtttttgtcatttcatctgtattttcaacagtgcaaagttgtgacaaatggcggaaaaaaaagttgaaaaaatggcgaaaaaatgtttgtctccaaaacgcatgaaaaagtctacatttagtgacgaaacattacctgacatgtaaattagtatttatatgtaaagtctatcacaaaattagataagaaatctgtaaaaaactttgtaatttgtttgtttgaaactgagcctataaaatatttaacctgcgatattttggccgtgaaagcattccaaatgacgattttgcgtttcccgacacattcgagccataatataatagattacagagtttcacttcatttggtccaaatttaggtatacccgggtcataatgggttaatataTTTATACCGTTCCCAAGCTGAATCTTACCAACGCTgaatcttgcgctgctgactacttAGAAAATTGTGgttttcgggaaggttgctcaaatgactgccaccttcaagacgGCATGAAAATTAATGCAGgcctgactcactacgtggcgctagtgtatatgtaatatgcttagacaggctgtatcttacgctacttactatctagaaagttgcggtcttcgggaaggttattcgaatgactgccaccttcaagacgGCATGAAAATTAATGCAggactgactcactacgtggcgctagtgtatatgtaatatgctTAGACAGGTTGAAAATTCCCTTTACATGAACCGGTTTCGGATTCATAGTGttcccccggatccggatggcgcgcaccatggctcgtaactgcagcaaagtaactgatatgtccaaagtcgatgatatatttacaaaaatcaacagatttaaaaaaaattaaatatttggcaactttatctaaaaaagccatgtcacgatcccccaaggaactccaaAATAACGCAGGGGTCATAAGACCTAttgccattatctatagatattatgaaaatagaaaagattttcggaaaatcccccaaatttggtgaaaaattattgaaagatataaaagtttttaaaagtaccattttagtgaattttgcgatactaaaaatgatgtagagcTTAGAGGGGTTACGacaattcataaattaaaaagTATTAAGAATCAAAGTACCTTGAATCTACTTAAGCATAACTTTCTCCTAACATTTTCTGTCATATTGTATTAGGGGGAAGTGCTGAATGGTcggacaggcctctatgcccggacactagcgatttctcaaaaacgaGGAAtgttaaaatgtttgaaaagaaTAGGACAATAGTACCGTTTAAGTAGTCATACAGGACTtcatacaggacttccccctaattatccttcaaaaaaatattaactaaatggtaatattaatttgtttttattttatatattgcAGGAAGcataaaacaagttagattaaaacttctcggtcggtggtttctacagttgacggaggcAGTTGAAGAGGCACAatctgtgtgtctaaaaatagcccaaaaccagATAGGTCGCTACTTTAATAAGTGGGTTGCGCAGTCTTCTTTTGtctagcgcctctatggttcaaaggtacacggttaccagcgagccacacgccctggcaggtgttgtgggttcaattccggttataatctctgattatagcttggttcgacccatgcaccttccagcattggacaaaaggagtcacaacgacaacttgctaagcgtagctacctattaccccccccccttcctttccactctttcccctcctttcccaaaaaattttttattactttcccctaccgtccctccatcaattgtaaaaaaccatcgtttcaaaaaatattaatattaatgcctgaccgcatttcaaggtcaaagactaaaacacgagtttggcaTAAAATGTGTCAAGTGATTCTGGTTAAGAATGGCACACACAGAAAATTACATCTTCTTCTATTTGTTATTTCCAATTATACTGCAAATTTCAGGGATCGGCAAACTCTGTAAAATCTCGAATAGCACTTCCTGTTTTAATCACACGAAATCGCCATTAATTTTTCTGTTACAAACTTCGCCGACTTTAATTACATTATTCAAACAAGGTTTTCCCTGTGAAACTCTtcgtttaatttaaaaaaagtgtTTTGTATTGCCGAAGATTCCAAAACAATAATTCACTTGTCGTCGCTTTGGCTATTCAATTAGCAAGGAATTTCGTGGAGTCAATATCAATGAATATATACTGAAATCCAACTGATGAAGTAATAAAACTCTTAatccacttttaaaactttgtacCGTTAAGGAAACTGTAATATTCAAGATAAATGATCGCTATTTTGTTTACTaacattttttgattgattttgttctattttctgcccttttataaaagaaatgacATAACTAGAGACTATCCAACGAAAACGGTTTTAAATAAAttcaagtggcgaaatttggatccatgactaaaaatggataccatatttcgccactttaattttgatgaatttttcaaaattatccaaaatttaaagtgaaatcggtataaaattagttgaaatattgtacatagaatcatattagtcaagaataattgaataatgaaaTAATTGAACAGTTTGAGTACATTTTTTCCCAATAGACCATATTTTATGTAAAGCGACAAGGTTAcgtgctgatattgatattgcgctTTCCCGCGCTGGAATTTTGACAATCCGCAGATAACCCCAAGGGAAAGCAATATCAATATCGGCAATGTTATTAGTTCGTAAATTGGTCTATAGTATTTTTGCCTCTtgttttgaatttaaaaaaaaatatacacttaaGTAAGTATGAGATGGTATTTTCAAATCGTAATACACGATAAATTAATAACAAGCCACAGGTATTAATTATTTTGGTAgtaccaattcgtcaaataatttctttgaagtcgaccaaaaatatgcaaaaaaaaaaggattCATCAATCTGGCGAtatatggctcctggcgaaatatggaccCTCTACACTACCCTCACCTATACCTGCGTTGGGAATTGGGATAAGAGAGTACATCTactgtacactcaaaaaaatcgacacgtcgcatccacgtgaaaaatcatgtaaacttctgtacagcaacttacatgaacttcatgtactagggtaaacaacgtattttggaccccctcagcagctgtatataatttggacacttacagcaaaatcaaatgcaagtgtccaaatcatgtacagctgctgatggggtccaaaataggttggttaccctagttaatgggaaagttgatcaaatttaccgggatcgcacgtaaactggttagtatgagtgggAGTTAtcaataattcacgtgaatgttacatgaaaagtgtgatggatgagaattgggtcctaaagccctatctCGTTTTTAGTCTGTATCGATAAAGTTAGGGCTAAAAACACATATTTCGatattagattttaaatttttggcttattttcgtcaaaaaaacgttttttttttgttttcttaaattttacacaaaaattaattttctaggCAACCTTATATAGGGCAACCAACTATCAATAGTGCGCTGCGTAGTTGTGCCAAGACAACAcgcattataaaaagaaaccatagtttGTCTTCAAATGTCACGAAAACCGTTTTGTTTACGTCTTgtgtttatttcattttgattaCAAGCGTCTATCCTAAATCCTTTATAAAAACACAAAGTTTTTAAAATACGATGTAGGATTTCTGAGCATAAACTCCAGCATTTCTTCTTTTGGCACCAGCCACAGCACACTTACTTATATCAATGTTGTCCACATTTTGATCAACACGCCGCTAGTTGTGGAACTTTCCATTAacaactactgttttacctgactcactgcgaatatgcgtattattgaaataaaacgtaaccatgcgctttattcgtttataacgcatatgaagttaatatcgataacaaacgatttttaataagttgtgcttttgttattgcatttaatttgtaaaaagttgcataaataacaattcagtttcacaatacaattattgcgtactactggcacatgaaatataacgtttaagtacgttatttttagtgatcaaaattaacgatattttcgatacaagggcgatatttttcgaaacctttcgaaccaacctgataccgcgaatacaacgcatttcgcagtgagccaggtaacacagtagtatcAGTTGGAGAGGTTGATGAAAACTTCTCGTACAGGAAGAAGAGAAATGCAACTGCGTGTTTACAGCCGTTAGCTGCCGCTTTGCATTTCTCGTTATTTCTTTTGACAATAAGTCTCGAGGAGGAAGCAGCAGCACCGGAGGATAATCAGCAGCAGCGGAGACAAACCAGCAGCGGAAGCAACCAGCTGCAGTGAAGATGCAGTGCAATCGGCTGTAGCGGCAGGGGAATACAATCGGTGACGTAAAGCTAGAAATAGATGGGGAGCAACGAAAGCGGGCCGCTCTGGTCCTAGCTATTGATCGCTTTACTAGGCTTAAAGCCAAGCGATTGATAGCGAAAAGCAGCCAACTGGCAGTTTCTTGAAGCCATTACCCTCGAATCGCGACGAATAAGCAGCAAAGTTCACTTTGCAAAACTAACCGAGACAAGGTGAACtgtcaaaatgatcggctgtttCACTGCTGTCAAAGTTAATGTCAAACCAGGATTGCCAGTGGAAAAATAGTTATCCTTGTTGCCAGAaatattcgctatgtaagcacaaatcgatctcttgtactctcatggaactgccatatggaaagtttgtgaagatttggtgcaaagttttatctatccttttcactctttaacaaacctgtgcacagacttcacaaatagaacaaacttgggaaggtggcagcaccgtttcgcgcacatagcgaatacgTTTTCCTTAATGTCAAGATAGATCTGTAATGTCATGGTAGAAATTGTagcttattttttgctttttaatttttgattgaaCTGTGTGTTTTGCAAAAGAAAAAGCTGTACACTCATAGTCACAACGTGGAGCTTTATCGttcttttgaaaaaaatattatttttatctcaaattttaggacccaattaccTGTTTTCatgtaaacttgacgtgccaatttttttgagtgtactctTTAACTTTATAGACTTTATACCAGTTTGGCTGCGTACCCAGCTGCCATGCGCAGGAAAACTGTCATAAAGTAAATATCCAGGAATACCAGATATGCAGATTGTATTTATTTGAATGACTTTGAATACcattaaataaaataacaataatgaaCATATATTGTGTTTTGAGTTTTTATTAAATAAGCCATGCAGCCGCAATTTTACTCTTAATTTGTTGAGACTATTCAATATTTGCGTTCGTTAAACCTccaaatatttaatattttgtatCGGTCATCGACTTTGATTTGCCTCTCAGCTGCgcttaagtttttttttaaattttctggcATCCCTGACAATAGCTTGGTTCTTGCAAAttgcaatagaccaaatcaaggtgacgtcatctggcagatactggcgcccttgtttacaaacagaccgcagagtccaaaaaagtttcagctgttaaacggcaagtttgttgttttaaacagcattaggataaatttaaaacgccattatgcctttaaaatgttaaaatacacgctacactcgctataaacgaaaaggaaaattttccaaaatgtaaacaagggcgccagtatatgtcaattgacggtatgatgatttggtctatttcgaactgtcaaatcgGCACCGACTTGCTTTTCGCTGGCTCATCTTCGTCATCGTTGTTTAGCAAAGAAgtattaaaaattttgtaaaagtttgctTGTTCGTTACGTTTACAAAAAGTATCAAACCGAAAACCAATTGCCGGGTAATtaatagatataatcaaatagtAGTTAGAAAATAAATCGTTGAATTCTCTTGTCACGGTGTTTATCGTTCTCCGTAGATTCCACGCTATGGATCAAAATATGGATATAAACGCCTTCGAGGGTCGTATTGTGAAGATGGAAGTAGATTACACTGCCATTTGTGACGAGAAAATACCGCTCTGCAAAGCGATGGCTAAGAACGAGAACAAATTTAATGAGGCACTGGAGATTTTACTGCAGCTGGAAAAACAGACTCGCATCGCAATGGATGTTGGTTCCAGTTCGCGAGTTCTCATAACCATCGTACAGATTTGCTTCGAGGCAAACAACTGGAACTACTTGAATGAGTATATTACTATCCTGGTAAAACGTCGATCCCAGTCCAAGCATGCAGTAGCAAAGATGATTCAGGAATGTTGCACTTACGTAGATAAAACCCCGGATAAGGAAACGAAACTGAAGTTGATTGATACGCTGCGTACAGTAACCGAAGGAAAGATCTATGTGGAAGTGGAGCGTGCTCGGTTGACCAAAATGCTGGCAGACATCAAGGAAACGGACGGAGATGTGACCGGAGCGGCTTCGATTATGGAAGAACTTCAGGTCGAAACATACGGTTCTATGGATAAGCGGGAGAAAGTTGAGCTGATCCTAGAGCAAATGAGACTGTGTCTGGCGAAGCAGGACTTTGTTCGTACGCAAATTATAGCGAAGAAAATAAGTATCAAATTCTTCAATGACCCCGAACAGCAGGACTTGAAGTTGAAGTATTATGATTTGATGGTACCTATTAACAGAACTATTTCTTATTAACTAAATACTAATAGAGAAACTTATTTTTAGATTCGTTTAGATAAAGATTCATCCTTTATTAAAACATCTCATCACTATCTGGCCGTTGTGGATTCTGAACTCATTGCGAAGGAAACCGAACGGAGGCAGAAAATGATGATTTATGCTGTGTTGTACTGCATTCTTTCGCCATATGACAATGAACAGGTTGATATGATGCATAACCTggcaaaaaataaattgctcgaAGAACTTCCTGTTTATAAGTAAGTACCTATAGTACTCGTTTTTAGTATCTATATATAAGCATCGTCATTATTTATTACAGAGAACTTCTTCGCTTGTTTATGTGCAAAGAACTAATCAATTTCGACGCTTTATGCACTGTGTATGCTGCCGAGCTAAACACTTTCGACATTTTTAATCAGGAAACCACTCACGGTAAAAAGTGCTGGGCAGAACTGAAGAATCGTTTGATAGAACACAATGTTCGCATCATTTCTAACTACTATACCCGTATTAATCTCAAACGTATGGCAGAACTGCTGGATTTGAGTGAAAACGAATGTGAAGAATATCTATCCCGGATGGTCAATGCAGGAACATTAAAAGTTAAGACGGATCGACCAGCGGGGGTTATCTATTTTTCGACCAAGAAAGCCGCTTCGGAGATTCTCAACGACTGGGCATTCGGACTGAATGAACTGATGAATCTGGTAAACAAAACGTGCCACCTGATCAACAAGGAGGAATGCATTAACAACGTAATGCCGGTACCGGGTAGTGCTAGTGTAGTACCGTCGTAGATAGCTCTGTATAATGGGTTAGCAAAACAGTTGTACGACAAGCTCAATGAGCAAAATCAATAACCTTACCGATATTTGTTGTTCGGAAACATAGCGATTAGAAGcaagaaaattaaataaataaacagtttTAAGCTATGCGGAATGATAAATAACACAAATTTATCAATTTCAGTTAAGGTTCTGTTAACTGGAAGATTCCTTCAATAAgctttaatttgtaaaaaaaaagttaattgaTTCTTTTCTAAATTAGATTTGGAAGAATTCAACTTTTTGTTGCGCAAGGTAATTCTTCGACCTGGCAGCATTTAAATAACCTGAAACGGAATTATGAATGCCTATAACTTGCCTCAGAGTAAACGCGATTTCACTCACATTCAGATGAATATCACAGCGCTTTCGGGCACAACATAAACATGCAATAATCATGCTAGGAATTCAACATGGATATTATCCGTTTGTATGCTTTAAATGTTAAGTATGAAAAGGATTATGAATACGGCCTTGAAACCCCCAATTAGCTAGCAGAATGATTTGACCTATTTCGTATACATTGAAATTTTGATCAGGAGCCCTATTTTCAGTCACCCAAATTTTTTGGTGAGACCTCAGTTTCTGAAAATTACCTAGGCGACTCTGGTTACTCTGGTGattgtacaaatcaaatggggtgAGGTGAGCGTGACTGTAAGACTCGGGCCCTAGATTTTAAATTCTGATCAAACGGTATGATTGTACTTGCATAATAGTACGACCGTAGgggtcattagcctcttatccaacaACTCCTATCCCTGCCACCTTGTAATAGCAGCCGAAATATGAACAATCGTACCGGAAATCGggtaaccccggtggaaactaaaatCGAAtgccgacaggaaaggaggTACTCATGCGAACGCTGAGTGTAACAGCAAAGAATAGCTTTATCACCCTTGAGCGTCTATTTCCATGCGGCTCTTGATAGCTTGACGATTCCTGAAACTAGTGCGCGTGCATTCTtgaggttaggagcggctcatgaCAGCGTCTGATTCGGAGAGGGCGGCTGACagtcccatcacgagactcggtagcgtggccttACTAAAGCAGTCTATACTTAAACCTGCCTTACTATGAAGGAATTTGACCTAGAAATTCGGCTTGAATAagggcgacgaaataaggacatgaaaTAGATGCTTGGTACCTGAAACTGCCGATCGCTACATTTCTTGGTGGTGACAAGGTGCTGCTGGAACAGCTAGAAGCACGAAATATTCGGCATCGTGGCATTGCAGGAGATTTGTCCCAAGCGCGTGAAGGATCCGTGAATGCTAGGCCCAACTAGAGCGGTTGCCCAAGCGATTTGCGATTCtcagagtcacctaggtgactccctCACATGGGTGACTGTACAAGTCAAATGGTGAGCTGTTAGGTGAGATGAAAGTGACTGCCAGAATAGGGCGCGAGAGACAAGTCAGGTGAGTGAGGTGACTGTTAGAATAGGGCCCAAGGTCCCGTCCCCTTCGAACAtcgaacattccctcgattaatgggagcagctccatttttaagaaaaatacccgtttttgtcaaaacctcttattttcgtTTACTTATActtatctccggaaatattaggtttagaaagatactattttcaTATTTGCAAAGGAAATTAC is part of the Sabethes cyaneus chromosome 2, idSabCyanKW18_F2, whole genome shotgun sequence genome and harbors:
- the LOC128734891 gene encoding 26S proteasome non-ATPase regulatory subunit 12; translated protein: MDQNMDINAFEGRIVKMEVDYTAICDEKIPLCKAMAKNENKFNEALEILLQLEKQTRIAMDVGSSSRVLITIVQICFEANNWNYLNEYITILVKRRSQSKHAVAKMIQECCTYVDKTPDKETKLKLIDTLRTVTEGKIYVEVERARLTKMLADIKETDGDVTGAASIMEELQVETYGSMDKREKVELILEQMRLCLAKQDFVRTQIIAKKISIKFFNDPEQQDLKLKYYDLMIRLDKDSSFIKTSHHYLAVVDSELIAKETERRQKMMIYAVLYCILSPYDNEQVDMMHNLAKNKLLEELPVYKELLRLFMCKELINFDALCTVYAAELNTFDIFNQETTHGKKCWAELKNRLIEHNVRIISNYYTRINLKRMAELLDLSENECEEYLSRMVNAGTLKVKTDRPAGVIYFSTKKAASEILNDWAFGLNELMNLVNKTCHLINKEECINNVMPVPGSASVVPS